One genomic window of Halorhabdus sp. CBA1104 includes the following:
- a CDS encoding Lrp/AsnC family transcriptional regulator: protein MVIAYIMVKAHTGEADRLQNAIAAIDGVVSTHVVAGDVDFIAKVDVGSPAAVKQIAASQIQEIEGVEDTQTYIAMD from the coding sequence ATGGTCATTGCATACATTATGGTCAAAGCACACACTGGCGAGGCGGATCGACTGCAAAACGCAATCGCGGCCATCGACGGTGTGGTGAGTACCCACGTCGTTGCCGGTGACGTCGATTTCATCGCGAAGGTAGACGTTGGATCACCGGCCGCCGTCAAGCAGATTGCCGCATCCCAGATCCAGGAGATCGAGGGCGTCGAAGACACCCAGACCTACATCGCTATGGACTGA